The nucleotide window cCATTCTAACATTGAACATACTGCTTGAAAAAGCCATAAAATTCAATGACTTAGTACGGATTTACTCTTGACATGCAGAGGTTGTAATAATCTTTTTGAGGATGGAAGTCTGTAAGTTATaacataagataaaataatacaGTTTTCTATGCTCAAACTTGATTTTGCTATAAAATTATAGCAAGATGTGCTAAAGTACATGTAACTGCACACAAAGTCAATGtcttagataaaaaaaacaagactatgATACCTAAgtgtaaatataaaaagtagACCAATAATTGTAACCATAATATTCGGcttattttcaatttttctaCGTTTCTGAATTAGGTCGTAATCattagaatttcttttttacttaaCCAATTAAAAAAGCTTTGCCATCTTAAAAGTAATTGTAGGACATGACAATGCTGTTGTaataaacaaaagaataaaattaatattattattttttctttaattacatgtttttttggttctttttttttcctctcttccTGCATAATTTTGAACCAGGGGGAAATTTAAGACTAATTTTTTCCCTATGAATtaggtttattaaaatataaactaaacaaaaaaaaaagggggggggggtcaggttGTTTAAATTTTTGGAATAAAATACagttacaacttttttttttcattatttccactttatcaataaatgtttttaacaaaACTCGATTCGGAGAGTTAGTAAGAAAAAGCTCAGCCAATGTTCATATTAGCCTTGTCTTCACATgctcaaaatgtttgttttatctgCGTATAGGAACATCACTGCATATTGTGAACTAGCAAAAGATTTCAACATCTCTTCTGTTTGTGAACTTATGAAATGGTTGTAGCATCACTGCATTTTGATAACTAATCAAATGATTGCGAGGCATGGTGTCTGAGCTgtaaagcccttggcttccgaaccgggggtcccaggttcaaatcctggtaaagactgggatttttaatttcgggatcttttggtgTCTCTGAGTCCAAACaattttaatgggtacctgacattagttggggaaaagtaaaggtggttggtcattgagctggccacataacaccattATTAACCctgtgccacagaaacagatgacctttacatcatctgccctatatattgcaagatttgaaaggggaactttaatctTTTTAAATGATTGTATCACCTCTTCATTCTGAGTACAGGTCAAATGATTGTATCATTTCGGTATTTTGTGAACTAGTCAAATGAttgttatcttcttttttttttatcccatgTCCAAAGAAATCTAATTACTattgaattaattagttttagGCTAATCTTCCCTTCCCGATCTAGCTGCAGGAACTCTTGTTTAGTTTTCCTGAAGGATTTACCATCCAGCTTAAATAGGTAACACTTGAGAATGTAGGCTCACCTTTTCCTGCGAATGtgctaaaaacaaatatttatgatATCTTGCACCGTTTGGAATCAAAGAATTCAGTAACACTTCCGCCATGTAGAAAACAAACTTGTGATTATTAATGATGGTGTGAAATGTCTTCGAATGGAGCCTACAAGGCACCTTGACGTGGTCACGGTCCGAGGTTATTCGGAGATTAAGAGCGCACTGAGGAAAGCCGACAAGGGACAATACGACAGTATCTATGTGTTTTTTACTGGGGACAAGGACCAGAACGGAGTGAGTTGGTGTCCGGACTGCGTTCGAGGTAAACTAAAGATTTAAAGAGCACAGTCCTACGCCATGATTAGATTACTTAAgcttgatctagatataaatctaaatttaggcgTACCGTACATTGATACAtactacatacatatataatgagtattttattacgtATATCTATCTTTCTCAAGCTAAATGGTTTGTCTTAttaaatgcagacgttactttaaaaaaagatgattacgtcatacatctagtcatgcatgttaaccaaagacttaaattctgccaagtcattggttttcctggctggctcaggcaacccattccatgatctaatagcactagggaagaaggagcattcgTAAAAAAATTGTCCTTGCATATGGgacgaagaatgtgcctttatctttgtgtctttctgagtattttataagataagatttgataGATAGACATTCGGCAGACAACGGCTTTGCATGTAACATATGCATGTTGCAACTGGGTTTTTGTAGTCATGTGAAtcatcttcggaatcaaagacattgtcattagatcaatctatctatctatctatcacccGGATGCCAAATGGAAAAAATGCTGAGCTTGCAGAAGGAATCAGACCCAAGACTAATTTACGCTACCATACACTTTTTAATTCACGTGGAAAAAGAAAGGGGGTCGGTCGAAAAAGCTAAAACAATGACTTTCAAGGCTCCACTCTAGCTACCACCTTCGTTTGGGAGAGACTTGTGTGTGTAGGCATATTGCTAACTCTCGTTACAAATCAAGGCGTATctgtataggcctataaagGAAAGGATCATGTAATTAGACATACATGATGCTGTATTACAATGTAACTAATATTGATCCATTTTTTGTCCTAAATTGTACATGTGTGCACGtgatcacttttttttcttcgctTTTTCCAAATCTGTAGCTGAACCATTTATACACGGGAGTCTGGACAAAACAAAAGGCCGCAGTATTTTTTTCTGGTGTTATGTTGGTGAAAGAGATAAGTGAGTAGCTTACCTTCGTTATAACAATCGTTAATTTATaaccttattattttattaagggTTATGATCAATGTATCTGTAAAGGATGTTAAGATAGCCTATGTCTTAATTATCTTATTGATTCATAAACTCACTATGGCTAACAGTAGGATTACCAGATGTCCAGAAAAAGTGGAACATGTCCTCTTTTTTTAGGTCGAGTCCTACATTCGGCCTACTGGCTAAAGGTGTAAAAAGGTCCGTCCTTCATTCAATGCAATGGTGTATCCTTCAACACCCGAAGTCAATCTCATATCTTCTGGTTCGAAACCAAACTTACTAATAAATGATGTATTGTCATGCATTCCTAAAGGAATGGGGTATTGATGTGACTGATGTTGAGTAGTACAGAGCAACTGGAGATCGTAAGCTGGGCAGAAAGATGACGAGATAAACAGAGCCTCCTTCATCGTCTTCTGTTCGTATCTCCTGGGATAGTCTCGCTGATCAACGTACACtgaacaaaagagaaaaataatagaCTCTCCAATGAGACACACTATAATACTCATACAGTACAATCAGTGATAAAACAGAAAGGAGAGCagctggtcgtccacttttacggtatactgatgtatgctaACGCGACATAAAGCTCTTTAAAATCGACAAagacagctgggaaaaagtggcactggatagattcaAATGGacagcgagcataaaggaaggatcccggtttgcagatgccatacacaacagtagtagaaagaagggtgaaagtgcaacggCGCCTAGTGATTACAGAAgcccaacctgtgactgcagctgtgtatcaaggattggcctctttagtcacacaagcaattgcaaagggaaaagatcatctcttgAGACGTAAATCCCACAGATTGTATTGACAAAAAAACGGGTACAGTGTTTGCGTAAAAGACAAACTATATTCCAAAAAGTCACTTTGTCTGAGAAAAATGCTTATTATAGCCTGTTTATAGGCCCTGGTATTTTTACAGCGTGTGATTCGCTGACCTGTTTCATCAATTTAGTTGTACGcctagttgtttttgttttgttcaataacgtcttgttatttttgttttcgtcCTCTttcataagatttttttttctccattttgtCCTTTTATGAGCTTGTAGATTTCTGGTAAGCCTAactaacagattttttttttggttcatgcACATCAAAATAATAATCTTGACTGGTTCTTTATCGCATAGGTGGAAAAACCCAAAGAATCAGTTTCGAGTAGATCCCGTATTTCAGTTAAAGTGTATACCAACACTTATCAAGATCGGTACAGTAAGTGTTTTCTCTATTGTAGCCTACACAGATATTTAGATTTATACAAACATGGCCAGATAATATGCGTCTCTAGCTCTCGATCATGACATTTAAGACCATGCATTCAGTAGAATTCTGATTAATGACTATCTCTATAAGTATTTTAGAGTGCCTTGGCTGTATTCATCAaaagtatcccccccccccccagactaTGACTTGCAAATTTTGTCACGAAAGAATAAGAACCCTGAATACAGATACTTAATCGGATTATCCCATTAAAAATATAGACCTACCTAGAACAATCACTCAATAATGCATGGACAATAACAAGAAgcaatgaatgaaaattttaagtagatcacatatatatacacacatgcatacacCCCACCCCACACAAATTACGGATCATAATCATGAATCTCGCATAGGCCTATATCAAGTCCAGCTGTAGgtatgtattgtttttgttcgGCGTGAGTCCTAAACATTACTTTCTTAATTCTTTTATTCGTCATAATATGCAAGCCTGGGTCAGAATTATGTAATcagtaaacaaaacatttgttcTCAATCAATCAATATCTAAGCTGAATATATTGCACAAACCCGAGCTTGTGtttccttttctctctattCAGCAGAAACGACTGACGGAGGCTCAGTGCTGCAGAGATGACCTATTGGATTTGATCTTTGACGACGATTCAGATGAGTGTCGAGCTTCCGCAAGAACCAACGTATCGAGCTCTGCCAGCAAACAATGTTGTATGTGCATTCTCTTTTGAAAACAGGCATTCCAGAATAAAAATCATGGACGAAATATGACACAGGAGGAGCCAACCGATCTTTGTGCATGCTGACAACTCAAGATCACACACAGATCCTCTGAGAATAGTTTATGAATGAAGTGGTAATACATATATAAGACTATatgacatgggcgtagccaggggggggttcttggggttcaaaccccccccgaaatgaaatcccccccccccccgcagggggggggacggaattaagtgagtgatttttgctttcattttgtttattttaggtgagattttaatactaaatcatcacttaccacagcacagccgaggcagttttgagttaaaaaccctctaccagggggttttaagtttaaatccccctaccagggtgttttgagattttaaaaacccctatcagggggttttgagatacaaatccctctaccagaggtttttgcagttaaatccccctcttctataaaacaaaacaaaaaaaatgcaaacaacaatccccaaattccaacagcacagttgaggaagattttgattttaaaaccccctctaaaatttacgataaccccatcttcaatataaaaaagcaaattacacactcaaaattctagagcgtagccaaaggggttttgagtttaacccccctcccccttccagttggggtttgaagctaaaaagcacctcttcaatataaaaaaaagcaagttacacactataaaatctatgagcgtagccaaaggggttttgagtttaacccccctcccccttccagttggggtttgaagctaaaaagtacctcttcaatataaaaaaaaagcaagttacacactataaaatctatgagcgtagccaaaggggttttgagtttaaaattcccctacagagcgtttagagttgaaaacctctctcttcaatattattttaaagcaaactacagtcaccaaattctatgatcgtagctaaatggggttttgaattaaaaacaaaacaaaaaaaaaaaacagagattttttagtttaaaacccctcaacagatgatttgacgaaaaaaaatttccttttcgatataaaatctaaagcgaaatacaggcatgtaattccaagagcgtagtcaagaaaggttacaaatttctaccagtggctgggctccattaataaagtgtgaatagtcatctgccgaaattgaaaaaacattaaatgtgtctcaacaaagatggctaagacagattttaggagtcagtcatagagatcgggtctaaatcaaagaaatcatatgccgaactgggagtcgaatccttagtaatgttgtgacagagcgtcccatgaggttttgcgggacatgttttccgacaaaatgaattacgcaaaataagagttgcggaaacagcttgccggaaaatgcgccgaacggcgcgagagggtctaagtcagtaagaatagcacattaggtttttgaaataaaactttttaatagcaagataatgcactgtagatacctcaaaatatgcattttgttggctttcaataccagaaatagtgctcggcggcggggcttcgccccgcgctgggggagcgctgcaaactcccccagacccccttgctagcaagggcggtgAGTctgcaataaacaataaacgtcttccgaaagggtcagaatgtaataaagattaattatgtacacacacacatataggcctatatatatatataattttttttcgcggcgggggggggggggggggggtcggaatccccccccccaaaaccctccccgaaaaaaaatcctggctacgcccatgctatatGATATATCTACATgtctgtaggcctacatttattaTGTAGTCATGTATGCTCTCGTCCTCGATCAAGATACAGAGGACATTAAGACACAGGGGATTTAACTTACGACAGCCATCTGTTCTTGAGTTGTCAAAAGCTAATCCTGGCAGAACGATGGTTACAGCAGCAGTGTACAATAAGCCTGCGACTCACGTCTAAATAGTATCCACCATATTCATATTGCATAGCCTACTTGTGTGACAATTTGAAAAAGTATCAAAACCTGGTTTTAGAAGTTTGCCTCTTGATAAAAATTAGAGTTTTATTGTGAAACAACAGAACAGTGTTTGGTGCATCAAAATCATTAAGTTTTGAAACAATTAACAGTTAAAAACCAACAAACTGTTGCTTTCACAAAATCGACAGAACTAATGTAGTTATTCATTACTTCTTGTAATTCTAAGGCAATGTCTTCATTGACAATATTTTTGAAGaattttttctaaaaaagatatatatatatatatatcaaatcaAAAGTAAACTTCATTATCTTAGTAAAAGTATATTCTATATTTAAACACTATGCTTATGCTCCataaaagtaaaacaataaGCTAacgtattattaaaaattactcATACATAATTTTGTTGTTTCGTCTAAGAAATCTTTCAATTGTGCAATTATTTTATTCCTTCCTTGtacataaaaagtaaaaaaaaaataataagacctctacattttatttagatgattatgtaatgtaaaaaaaaaaaaattcaatggaGGTGACATGATAAAATGGAGACTTGGTGTGGAGTGGTTTTGAGCCGAGAGGGTCTTGGGTTCAAACATAAGTGAAGGATGGATTTTAAGCCTCAGGGTTTTAAATCCacccaatgggtacctgacataagttgagTCAAGTTAATgtgattggttgttgtgctggccacatgatgctctcattaaccattggcgaaagaaacagatgacctttacatcatctgccataaagatcacaaggtctaaaaaggTTATATTGTAATGTATGGTAAAGCCCAAGAAATGAATTCAGTTAATAatcatttagttggtatatattaaatgagtttgaaacttttaaaatcCAACTTACACAAATTATACATCATAAtcatctaaaaatgtttttttgatctaagagattatgCATAAATACTAGATAATGTGGCCACTAAGAATCCAAAGGCCTTTTCACTTTCACAATGGTCTTAAAAGCAAAAAGTAAAGTTGAATGTTCTAGGTTTAAATCCTGGCCATCAAGAATATGAGTGGCTAAAACTGATGgataaagtaaaatgtattgGTCACTCTGCTGGCCAGATACAATTTTtacaaactaaaataaacatGTAACATTGTGCTCTACCTGCTCAGACTCTTTAAGgaagatatttaaataaaaaaaaaatcatcacaaGTAATTCTCTAACATGATATTATTGTATacagtacaaataaaaaaatcagaccagaatcattaaaaaaaatgttttaatgtaaaataacaaaaatatggctaaatttttttcttcttcttcatcaatTTTTGAGGTCCAAGTATTTTGAAAGTTGTCCTGCAAATATAGAAATATGAACATATTAGTGCTAAGAAGTTTTGAAAGTAGCCTACTcttagtgaagaaaaaaaaatctcatttttttattgacacataataaaacaattacaaatataatttacaaataatataaaaaagtacaatgaagtaatgaacaaaatataatattaatatataaaaaatatataaaaaatgacCAGACAAAATCTTTTTGAGGTGAGGAGAATGAGAAATGTAGCTACTGACAGTGTAGAAAGCATACTACTAGcaccagaaaaaaataattcctaaaTACCCTCAAGACTATACAATTTAGGACATTTgtccaaaaagaaaaataagccAACAACATAAGAATCACTATGTCTTACAAGGATATGATTATGTTAATGTGTACTTACTGACAGGTTGAACAAATAGGACTGAATGTACAATaaactgaaaacaaaacatttgacaagtaaataaaacaatgaagtgTATTCTGTCTTTGAAAtatgttacttaaaaaagaaTATCCTTTCTTAACAGATAttctacaaaaaatatttgtaatgattAAAGGCttttgataaaaacaaaaaaaaaatcctcagccctttaaaatgtttctatttttgtATTATGATATAGAGACTCATATAACCCAAGACAAAAGTATCCCACTTTTAATGACTGCTGTAAGGTGGCAAAAGAtgataaattgtttttaaactataaatctTTTAAACCAAGAGCTACGTAAAGTTTTCAAAATGACCTTCATCTTAAAATACTATGAGAAAAGTTGTATTGTGTGAATTGTAAAAGGAGAATACCATCAAAATATCCAATGGACAAATGTGactagtttttaaaatgattttttgaaaTAGTCTTTATTTTCGTAATGTTGTAAATGTGATTTTAATAGAGTGTACTTCTGACATAATGTATACATTTCACAAATAAGCTGCACCGCGACCATttattatagaaggcctcaacactgacctgagACAAtatgtgggcagtggagaccaatagttgGTTGCCACGACACACAGACCAATGATGTGCCAAAAAGCCcacagcccacaggttgtgatgttgcaggtcagtgttcaggccatCTATAAATATTGGTTTGGGTTGCAATAATTTGAAATATATCTTCTTTGGTTAAACATTGAAGTGGTGTGAATACATTTTAAGAGTATGGTGACATCAAGGGGTGAGCACtactcaaaataataataattatgttttgtttgatataaaatgtAGATTGTTCAAACTAAGCTCTAGAAAACATATAAACTGACATAATGTACATAACAAATATTTAAGcaaacactatatatatatatatataatttgatcAAATTTTTCTATGTTCTGAATGATGGTCATAATTCAATGTAAGTAAACCAGTCAGGAGTTTTCTTGTTAGTCTTATCGTTATTTATCATACAAAGAATCTAATCATTGTAACTTCTTATTGTCAACTTTAGTGTTAATCTGTATGGTGTAAGTCATTGTCACATTTGATATTTaaggatattttatttttaagctaTTAAGATGTAGTCTGTATCATACATTCTATCTTTATAAGTCTTAGAAAAATCCTTACTAGAAAGACAAACAGAGCAGACGTATCCTATGTCTATGAGATTTCGATGACAAAAACAAGCAGCTCTGTAATCTACTTGAGCACGAGGTGGCAGGGTCATTTTTGACCTCATCTCAAAGTCTGGCAGGAAAACCCACTGGAATAGATATAAATACAAAAGCTTTTTTTGAAGAAGCTGAAAATttagctaaaataaaaataaatattaaaaaattgcaATTATTGTTAGTGGTAGAGCCATAGTTTTTATGTACAACAGATGGATAAAGTTTGATTTCTGGTATTCGGAACTATGGTATTTTAGGACTTCCCAGGGTCCACCCAACTTCAATGAGTATTTGACATATTTTGGGGCATGTAAACAAGATAGTTGTTACTGatggctatagaaacagataagaTCTACTCCatggattgcaaggtctgaagggaCACTAAGCATTACTTTTTCATTTTAGACTTACAAGTAGAGAGGCTAATAGTTATATTTGTTGAATAAATGGAGTTGATTCATTTAGAGTCAAAACTGATTCTGAGATTTGGtacatcttttaaaaatttaactggactaaaagaattatttaaaacatttggtcAAAATTCTAGCCCCACATCTCTTCGAAATACTcttttcactgctaatccaccACGCGTTTGACGAATCTACCAAAGGCTtaagatttgatggcaaactctTGAATATTGCCTAACTGAGAAGTTTACTAAAGCCATCATTTAtctaaatagaagaaaaaaagaatcctttAAAACCTTTATTGCAAATAAAGTTTAACTATTTTAGACCAACAAGTTAACATATGATCAGCAAAATGATGAATCACAAGCTTATTTCTCTCTCCATGAAGTTTACTATTTAGCCAAGCGCATAtgcttaaattttttaatttttttttttcatgtaaaaaaaataaataaaacaatattaaaatgtCTGAATCATGATGTGCATTTCTAGTTAACTACTTTATAACTAAATTGCAAGTCTTACTGTAAGATACTGTAAAAGCCCAAGTGGTTGAGGAATTTTCAGGTAAGTACCACCAGTAATATCAcaggcctaaaaaaaaattaatggtaaaaaaaatatcttttttctcttaatttacttaaaattTATTACATCTAGTAATTAATTTCAAGACATTTGTATCAATGATCCCAATTAAATTTACATGATGTAATAAACAATCTAAAATAAATTTACTAGAGTTAaggtataaaataaacaatctcATATAAATTATAGCTAAAAAGTTAAGGCATACAccaaaataatctaaaataaattatgagTTAACTCTCTCCTGATTGACGATACCATGTTGATTTGATCCCATTACATTAACTAATTTTTGGGTTTgttaactttaatttgtgttatataaaaagggcgtacatttatatataccaattataacattttctgattaagaGAAAAccgttattgaagtttaaccctaacaggctagtgaaatacaaatgggaAAAATTAATAATTCCTTCTGAagatggaaaa belongs to Biomphalaria glabrata chromosome 12, xgBioGlab47.1, whole genome shotgun sequence and includes:
- the LOC106075493 gene encoding thioredoxin domain-containing protein 17-like isoform X2, with translation MEPTRHLDVVTVRGYSEIKSALRKADKGQYDSIYVFFTGDKDQNGVSWCPDCVRAEPFIHGSLDKTKGRSIFFWCYVGERDKWKNPKNQFRVDPVFQLKCIPTLIKIGTKRLTEAQCCRDDLLDLIFDDDSDECRASARTNVSSSASKQCCMCILF
- the LOC106075493 gene encoding thioredoxin domain-containing protein 17-like isoform X1, coding for MEPTRHLDVVTVRGYSEIKSALRKADKGQYDSIYVFFTGDKDQNGVSWCPDCVRAEPFIHGSLDKTKGRSIFFWCYVGERDKWKNPKNQFRVDPVFQLKCIPTLIKIGTQKRLTEAQCCRDDLLDLIFDDDSDECRASARTNVSSSASKQCCMCILF